Proteins from one Selenihalanaerobacter shriftii genomic window:
- a CDS encoding molybdopterin molybdotransferase MoeA — protein MIDIDIALEKVLNRAKINDNVRVPILESLGFVIAEEIYANDTIPPFDKSAMDGYAVKYIDTIGSTKVDPNLLNLVGEVPAGHPSDYQLKSGEALKIMTGAPIPKGADAVLRKERAHLKGNQIEVLVEVSKGKDICPAGEDVEKGELIFSPGTKITPAVVGMLATLGYDEVTVYRQPEVAILATGDELVDINDDLKAGKIRNSNTYSIAAQVKTYGGKPKILGIGRDKLTKLKEKIKLSLESDILITTGGVSVGEYDLIQDVYKELGIDILFKKVAMKPGKPVTFGVYNDKPVFGLPGNPAAAMVGFEIFVRPTLLKLMGQQDLKFKRVTAKLKESVEKKKGRRHYLRTILTRKDNENFVSKAGTQGSGVLHTFANANSLAVVPKDIEYLAKGSEVEVLTLDKWF, from the coding sequence ATGATTGATATTGATATAGCGTTAGAAAAGGTTTTGAATAGAGCTAAAATTAATGATAATGTTCGAGTACCTATTTTAGAATCTTTAGGCTTTGTAATTGCAGAAGAGATATATGCTAATGATACTATACCTCCATTTGATAAATCAGCAATGGATGGGTATGCAGTTAAATATATAGATACAATTGGGAGCACGAAAGTTGATCCAAACTTATTAAACTTAGTTGGTGAAGTTCCTGCTGGTCACCCTAGTGATTATCAGTTAAAGTCAGGGGAAGCATTAAAGATAATGACAGGGGCACCAATTCCTAAAGGGGCTGATGCTGTTTTAAGGAAGGAAAGGGCTCATCTAAAGGGGAATCAAATAGAGGTCTTAGTAGAGGTATCTAAAGGTAAAGATATTTGTCCTGCTGGTGAAGATGTAGAGAAAGGCGAGTTAATCTTTTCTCCTGGAACGAAGATAACACCAGCAGTAGTTGGCATGTTAGCAACATTAGGTTATGATGAAGTTACTGTCTATCGTCAGCCAGAAGTAGCAATCTTAGCAACTGGTGATGAACTGGTAGATATTAATGATGACTTAAAAGCAGGTAAGATTAGGAATAGTAACACCTATTCTATAGCAGCACAGGTTAAAACTTATGGTGGTAAGCCTAAAATTTTAGGTATCGGTAGAGATAAATTGACTAAACTGAAAGAAAAGATAAAATTAAGTTTAGAATCTGATATTTTAATTACTACTGGAGGAGTATCAGTTGGTGAATATGATCTTATACAGGATGTCTATAAAGAGTTAGGGATAGACATATTATTTAAAAAAGTAGCTATGAAGCCAGGAAAACCAGTAACATTTGGAGTTTATAACGATAAACCTGTTTTTGGGTTACCAGGCAATCCTGCGGCAGCAATGGTTGGATTTGAAATTTTTGTTAGACCGACATTACTAAAATTGATGGGGCAGCAAGATTTAAAATTTAAAAGGGTTACTGCAAAACTAAAAGAAAGTGTTGAGAAGAAAAAGGGAAGAAGACACTATCTTAGGACGATCCTTACTAGAAAGGATAATGAAAATTTTGTGAGTAAAGCAGGAACGCAAGGTTCTGGAGTGCTTCACACATTTGCTAATGCAAATAGTTTGGCAGTTGTTCCAAAGGATATAGAATATTTAGCAAAGGGAAGTGAAGTAGAAGTACTAACATTAGATAAGTGGTTTTAA
- a CDS encoding MOSC domain-containing protein, with translation MMAEIFAVSISENKGEQKTNKDSVTLKEDYGIIGDAHAGDWHRQVSLLAQESIDKMIEKGLDVSAGDFAENLTTKGIDLLSLEIGSRIRINNEVVLEITQLGKECHDRCAIYHQAGDCVMPREGIFAKVIQGGKVQPKNKIEVIKE, from the coding sequence TTGATGGCAGAAATTTTTGCAGTGTCAATTAGCGAGAACAAAGGAGAACAAAAGACTAATAAGGACTCTGTTACTTTAAAAGAGGATTATGGAATTATTGGTGATGCTCATGCTGGGGATTGGCATAGGCAGGTTAGTCTTTTAGCACAAGAAAGTATAGATAAGATGATAGAGAAAGGATTAGATGTAAGTGCAGGTGATTTTGCTGAAAATTTGACTACTAAAGGGATTGACTTACTTAGTTTAGAGATAGGTAGTCGAATTAGAATTAATAATGAAGTGGTACTTGAAATTACTCAACTGGGAAAAGAATGTCATGACCGTTGTGCTATCTATCACCAAGCAGGAGACTGTGTTATGCCTCGAGAAGGAATCTTTGCCAAAGTAATTCAAGGTGGTAAAGTACAGCCTAAGAATAAGATTGAAGTTATAAAAGAATAA
- the moaC gene encoding cyclic pyranopterin monophosphate synthase MoaC, whose product MTENSQEFTHFNEAGRAKMVDVSKKPLTERKAIAEGKVYTSFETINRIQEAKIEKGDVLGVAQIAGIMNAKKTSDIIPMCHPLNLTGVDLDFEINVKDNYIRIVAEVKISSQTGVEIEALTAVSTAALTIYDMCKAVDKGMEIDEIRLLKKTGGQSGEFVRETE is encoded by the coding sequence ATGACTGAAAATAGTCAAGAGTTTACTCATTTTAATGAAGCTGGTAGAGCTAAAATGGTTGACGTTAGTAAGAAGCCATTAACAGAGAGGAAAGCTATTGCTGAAGGTAAAGTTTATACTAGTTTTGAGACTATTAATCGGATTCAGGAAGCCAAGATTGAGAAAGGTGATGTATTAGGTGTGGCCCAGATTGCTGGTATTATGAATGCGAAAAAGACTAGTGATATTATCCCGATGTGTCATCCACTAAATTTGACTGGGGTTGATTTAGATTTTGAGATTAATGTTAAAGATAATTATATTAGAATTGTAGCTGAAGTGAAGATAAGTTCACAGACAGGAGTTGAGATAGAAGCTTTAACCGCAGTTTCAACGGCTGCTTTAACTATTTATGATATGTGTAAGGCGGTAGATAAAGGAATGGAGATTGATGAAATTAGGTTATTAAAGAAGACTGGTGGGCAGAGTGGTGAGTTTGTTAGAGAAACTGAATAA
- the moaA gene encoding GTP 3',8-cyclase MoaA: MQDNYRREIDYLRVSVTDRCNLRCFYCMPEAGVELKGCNDILRYEELYKIIKATTELGVSKVRLTGGEPLVRKGLIDFIRDIKKLGIEDLAMTTNGTLLAKYANDLAKAGLDRVNISLDTLQAKKFDEISRTNHSLSQVILGIKEAQKANLNPVKLNVVLIKGVNDDEIEDIAKLTLDNRIIVRFIELMPLGESYNWAEKKYISIDEIQEELNQINNLIPAEIDQGNGPAKYYRFSKAKGKIGFISPISDHYCSECNRVRLTADGFLKPCLHANNEFNIKEVLRTGVNDKELKRIITDVILNKPEKGLGIESVSDFNINQRKMSQIGG; the protein is encoded by the coding sequence ATGCAAGACAATTATAGACGAGAAATCGATTATTTAAGAGTGTCAGTTACTGATCGTTGTAATTTAAGATGTTTTTATTGTATGCCAGAAGCTGGAGTTGAATTAAAAGGTTGTAACGATATCCTCCGTTATGAAGAATTATATAAGATAATAAAAGCTACTACTGAATTAGGAGTTAGTAAGGTACGATTAACTGGTGGAGAACCTTTAGTAAGGAAGGGTTTAATTGATTTTATTAGAGATATTAAAAAATTAGGCATAGAAGATTTGGCAATGACTACTAATGGAACATTATTAGCTAAATATGCTAATGACTTAGCAAAAGCAGGATTAGATAGAGTTAATATTAGTTTAGACACATTACAAGCAAAGAAGTTTGATGAAATAAGTCGTACTAATCATTCGTTATCACAGGTAATATTAGGGATCAAAGAGGCACAAAAAGCAAACTTGAATCCTGTTAAACTAAATGTGGTACTGATTAAAGGAGTTAACGATGACGAAATAGAAGATATTGCTAAATTGACTTTAGATAATCGAATCATAGTCAGATTTATTGAATTGATGCCTTTAGGTGAAAGTTATAACTGGGCAGAAAAGAAATATATTTCTATTGATGAGATTCAGGAAGAATTAAATCAGATTAATAATCTTATACCTGCTGAAATCGATCAAGGAAATGGGCCAGCTAAGTATTATCGTTTTTCAAAAGCTAAAGGCAAGATTGGTTTTATTAGCCCTATTTCTGATCATTATTGCAGTGAATGTAATAGAGTCCGCTTAACTGCTGATGGATTTTTAAAGCCTTGTTTGCATGCTAATAATGAATTCAATATTAAAGAAGTATTGCGAACAGGAGTGAATGATAAAGAATTAAAACGAATAATTACTGATGTTATCCTTAATAAACCAGAAAAAGGTTTGGGGATAGAAAGTGTTTCTGATTTTAATATTAATCAAAGAAAGATGTCACAGATAGGAGGTTAA
- a CDS encoding ABC transporter ATP-binding protein gives MLKVDVYKRLGDFELDIEFELDNEILVLFGPSGCGKSTTLELIAGLKVPDRGEISNQKITFFHKIKKDVKENLPINRRKIGYVFQDYSLFPHMTAFENIAYGIQESTYSKREIVDKVNKLLVELRLKGLADHYPGELSGGQKQRVAIARALVVEPDILLLDEPFSALDTLVREKLRQDLLRVHAEFKIPIIYVTHNLTDVFELADKVAVYNEGKIEQFGSKELVFYQPQTRNVARFVESKNIFDMSVVTKNDSEIVLSNEEFSIVIHDDNSLEVEEEVIITIRPEFIQIISNDLERRDENSYSGEIIRILNKGSVVRLFIKVFSKKGFDFIVDLAYDSNFKLAVGDNIDVYLPANKIHIISKN, from the coding sequence ATGTTAAAGGTTGATGTATATAAGAGATTAGGTGATTTTGAACTAGATATAGAGTTTGAATTAGATAATGAAATTTTAGTTTTATTTGGACCTAGTGGTTGTGGAAAAAGTACTACTCTAGAGTTGATTGCTGGCTTAAAAGTGCCAGATCGTGGTGAGATATCCAATCAAAAAATTACCTTTTTTCATAAGATAAAAAAAGATGTTAAAGAAAATCTACCTATTAATAGAAGAAAAATTGGCTATGTTTTTCAAGATTATAGTCTTTTTCCGCACATGACAGCCTTTGAGAATATAGCTTATGGTATTCAAGAAAGTACTTATTCAAAAAGAGAGATTGTAGATAAGGTTAATAAATTATTAGTTGAATTAAGATTAAAAGGGCTGGCTGACCATTATCCTGGAGAGTTATCTGGAGGGCAAAAACAAAGAGTAGCAATTGCCAGGGCATTAGTTGTTGAACCGGATATATTATTATTAGATGAACCATTTTCAGCTTTAGATACTTTAGTGCGAGAAAAACTTAGACAAGACTTATTGAGAGTTCATGCTGAATTTAAAATTCCTATTATTTATGTTACTCATAATTTAACAGATGTTTTTGAGTTAGCTGATAAAGTTGCAGTTTATAATGAAGGAAAGATAGAACAGTTTGGTTCTAAAGAATTAGTTTTTTATCAACCGCAAACTAGAAATGTAGCTCGATTTGTTGAAAGTAAGAATATATTTGATATGTCAGTAGTAACAAAAAATGATTCAGAAATAGTTTTAAGTAATGAAGAATTTTCTATAGTAATTCATGATGATAATTCTTTAGAAGTCGAAGAAGAAGTGATAATTACTATTAGACCAGAGTTCATACAAATTATTTCTAATGACTTAGAGAGAAGAGATGAAAATTCATATTCAGGTGAAATAATTAGGATTTTAAATAAAGGGTCAGTAGTACGATTATTTATTAAAGTTTTTAGTAAAAAAGGCTTTGATTTTATAGTTGATCTTGCTTATGATAGTAATTTCAAGCTTGCAGTTGGAGATAATATTGATGTTTATCTTCCAGCAAATAAGATTCATATTATTTCTAAAAATTAA
- a CDS encoding ABC transporter permease: protein MNREKSLFEMVFYFLAVIALSFISLPLLNLILRGLSLDILTNILTSDFYNAIRVSLIASLITLVINILWGIPVAYLLARREFIGKKIVQALIFFPIVIPPIVSGILLLMLFGPRTIIGGVLVSYGLRFTGTIWGTILAQTFITAPYLIITTKVAFEKVDKKLEDISLLLGKSQRQTFWQITLPLAKDGIIAGILLTWIRAIGEFGATIILAYHPYSLPIRIWVQFTSGGLKTALPLVIGLILIVVLILIILRLIIGELKLKVL from the coding sequence TTGAATAGGGAAAAAAGCTTATTTGAAATGGTCTTTTACTTTTTGGCTGTTATAGCTTTATCATTTATTAGTCTACCTTTATTAAATCTGATTTTAAGAGGGTTATCCTTAGATATATTAACTAATATTCTAACTTCTGATTTTTATAATGCTATTCGAGTTTCATTAATTGCTTCCTTGATAACTTTAGTGATTAATATCTTATGGGGAATTCCAGTAGCCTATTTATTGGCGAGAAGAGAATTTATAGGTAAAAAAATTGTACAGGCTTTAATCTTCTTTCCAATAGTTATTCCTCCAATTGTGAGTGGGATCTTATTATTAATGCTTTTTGGTCCACGAACTATAATCGGTGGAGTATTAGTTAGTTATGGCTTGCGTTTTACTGGTACAATCTGGGGGACAATCTTAGCACAAACTTTTATTACTGCCCCTTATTTAATTATTACTACCAAAGTGGCTTTTGAAAAAGTAGATAAGAAGTTAGAGGATATTTCTTTATTGTTAGGTAAGAGTCAAAGGCAGACTTTTTGGCAAATAACCTTGCCTTTAGCTAAAGATGGGATTATTGCTGGTATTCTATTGACTTGGATTAGAGCAATTGGTGAATTTGGAGCTACTATAATCTTAGCTTATCATCCGTATTCTTTACCAATTAGAATTTGGGTTCAATTTACTAGTGGAGGTTTAAAGACAGCTTTACCATTAGTAATTGGTTTGATTTTAATTGTAGTTTTAATCTTAATCATCTTAAGATTAATTATTGGGGAGCTAAAATTAAAGGTATTATAA
- a CDS encoding extracellular solute-binding protein: MKRSWICIVVLIGLIFTTAMTNVNLFTTQQDLKEIYAGSLLNVMENRVNPALEKHLNIKIIGEGHGSVSGARMINEGLRYPDIYLSADPTVNEQLLIGDENDNLINWYLSFLSNELVITYSSDNNFKADIKKVKSGKKVWYELLLNKGFRLGRTDPNLDPKGYRTLFMFDLAAKYYNEKNLRERVLNTNKQKLIFPETELMAMLETGQLDAAVTYKNEAIERDLSYISLPDQVNLSNPEFADLYSQVSYKTDQGEVFQGRPILYTITILNEVENNFEVIKAVEYVLSQEGRKLFKKNGFNLVPVQFRGEKEKIPVKLQKYIEGEIDIE; this comes from the coding sequence ATGAAAAGATCATGGATTTGCATAGTAGTTTTAATTGGTTTAATATTTACTACTGCAATGACTAATGTTAATCTATTTACTACACAGCAAGATTTGAAAGAAATATATGCCGGTTCTCTATTAAATGTGATGGAGAATAGAGTTAATCCAGCATTAGAGAAACATTTGAATATAAAAATCATTGGTGAAGGTCATGGTTCGGTTAGTGGAGCAAGGATGATTAATGAGGGATTACGTTATCCAGATATTTATTTAAGTGCGGACCCTACTGTAAATGAACAACTTTTAATTGGTGATGAAAACGATAATTTAATCAATTGGTATTTATCTTTTTTAAGTAATGAATTAGTGATTACTTATAGTTCAGATAACAACTTTAAAGCAGATATAAAGAAAGTTAAATCAGGAAAGAAAGTATGGTATGAATTATTATTAAATAAGGGATTTCGCTTAGGTAGAACTGATCCAAACTTGGACCCAAAAGGGTATCGGACTTTATTTATGTTTGATTTAGCAGCAAAATATTATAATGAAAAAAATTTAAGAGAAAGAGTTTTGAATACTAATAAGCAGAAATTAATATTTCCAGAGACTGAATTGATGGCTATGTTAGAAACAGGACAACTTGATGCAGCTGTAACTTATAAGAATGAGGCGATTGAAAGAGACTTATCATATATTAGTTTACCAGACCAAGTTAACTTAAGCAATCCGGAATTTGCAGATTTATATAGTCAAGTCAGTTATAAAACTGATCAAGGAGAAGTATTTCAAGGAAGACCAATTTTATACACAATTACTATTTTGAATGAAGTAGAAAATAATTTTGAAGTTATTAAAGCAGTAGAATATGTTTTATCTCAAGAAGGACGTAAATTATTTAAGAAGAATGGATTTAATTTAGTACCTGTTCAATTTAGAGGAGAAAAAGAGAAGATTCCAGTGAAATTACAAAAATATATTGAAGGAGAAATAGATATTGAATAG
- the tatA gene encoding twin-arginine translocase TatA/TatE family subunit → MFGLGAPELILILVIALVIFGPSKLPEIGQSLGKGIKEFKNATEDVTKEVKELDSEE, encoded by the coding sequence GTGTTTGGATTAGGAGCTCCAGAATTAATCTTGATTTTAGTAATAGCTTTAGTTATCTTTGGGCCTAGTAAATTACCTGAAATTGGTCAGTCATTAGGTAAAGGAATTAAAGAGTTTAAAAATGCAACTGAAGATGTAACAAAAGAGGTTAAAGAATTAGATAGTGAAGAATAA
- a CDS encoding 4Fe-4S dicluster domain-containing protein — MFYLNKLFNLISNLDIESIKVKSHLCTKIRSPHSQCQRCIKNCSQDAITIKQEVNISQEKCKKCGQCYNVCPVGVFVIQESSDSKLISDAENIANFDQELVFSCQRVNLKRNMRKKEIKVNCLARLSEEILISMFKFDFKYLLLKSGKCAECELSGLNLIKESIKNSNNILSLFNNKKRIWLNEIKDNQIPSYTLKSLIFNEEEIKRDGTKEYPTKANDEVINRRELFTFLKSEIKGSFIKDKQKSNRDNDDTELPINRRILLSFIQQISKNKLIKNTVKQSVFWDVKLSIECDFCGICAKLCPNSALKIIKEEEKKEVLFNPALCTGCKLCQDVCTLDAIQFSNQEKMRMVLNNEQISILRGFKKKCLNCGDDFFATEDETVKCFGCSYQTKLMN; from the coding sequence TTGTTTTATTTAAATAAGTTATTTAATTTAATTAGTAACTTAGATATTGAATCAATAAAAGTTAAAAGTCATTTATGTACTAAAATTCGTTCCCCTCATAGTCAATGTCAGAGGTGTATTAAAAATTGCTCTCAGGATGCTATTACTATAAAACAAGAAGTAAATATTTCACAAGAAAAATGTAAAAAATGTGGTCAATGTTATAATGTCTGTCCTGTAGGAGTTTTTGTTATCCAGGAAAGTTCAGATTCTAAATTAATTAGTGATGCTGAAAACATTGCTAACTTTGATCAGGAACTTGTTTTTTCTTGTCAAAGAGTTAATTTGAAACGAAATATGAGAAAAAAAGAAATAAAAGTTAATTGTTTAGCTAGGTTATCAGAAGAAATTTTAATTAGCATGTTTAAATTCGATTTTAAATATTTATTATTAAAGAGCGGGAAATGTGCTGAATGTGAATTAAGTGGTCTGAATTTAATAAAGGAAAGTATAAAAAATAGCAATAATATTTTAAGTTTATTTAATAATAAAAAACGAATTTGGTTAAATGAGATAAAAGATAATCAAATTCCGAGTTATACATTAAAATCTTTAATTTTTAACGAAGAAGAGATTAAACGAGATGGAACTAAAGAATATCCTACAAAGGCTAATGATGAAGTTATTAATAGAAGGGAATTATTTACTTTTCTAAAGTCAGAAATTAAGGGAAGTTTTATCAAGGATAAGCAAAAATCTAACAGAGATAATGATGATACAGAACTTCCAATTAATAGAAGAATATTATTAAGTTTTATTCAGCAAATTTCTAAAAATAAACTTATAAAAAATACAGTAAAACAATCTGTATTCTGGGATGTGAAGTTATCAATAGAGTGTGATTTCTGTGGTATTTGTGCTAAATTATGCCCAAACTCTGCTTTAAAGATAATTAAAGAGGAAGAGAAAAAGGAAGTATTATTTAATCCTGCTTTATGTACAGGTTGTAAATTATGTCAAGATGTATGCACTTTAGATGCAATTCAATTTTCCAATCAAGAAAAGATGAGAATGGTCTTAAATAATGAACAGATTAGTATATTAAGAGGATTTAAAAAGAAATGCTTAAACTGTGGTGATGATTTTTTTGCTACTGAGGATGAAACAGTTAAATGTTTTGGTTGTTCTTATCAAACGAAGTTAATGAATTAA
- a CDS encoding TorD/DmsD family molecular chaperone, giving the protein MNLEEILSLQEARENTYKLLSTLFYLPEKDLFESQVLDNLVVSTEVISDDLMEYAISLQKEGEKISNIEDLKVEYSRLFVGPFDLIAPPYGSIYLEKERKVMGDSTVDVLNKYKEVGLKVADDFKDAPDHIIMELEFLYFLTFNQIEAINSSDFTSALQYLEIQREFLDNHLGVWISEFTKRVSNNANTEFYKSLVNITKNFIIKDYEQLIGEIINEVDSLRKE; this is encoded by the coding sequence TTGAATTTAGAAGAAATTTTATCTTTACAAGAAGCTAGAGAAAATACTTATAAACTCCTATCTACTCTTTTTTATCTTCCAGAAAAAGATTTATTTGAAAGTCAAGTATTAGATAATTTAGTAGTTTCAACAGAAGTTATATCTGATGATCTAATGGAGTATGCAATTTCTTTGCAAAAAGAGGGAGAAAAGATTTCTAATATTGAAGATTTAAAGGTTGAATATTCAAGACTTTTTGTAGGTCCTTTTGACTTAATTGCACCCCCTTATGGATCAATTTATTTAGAAAAAGAAAGGAAGGTGATGGGAGACTCTACAGTAGATGTATTAAATAAATATAAGGAAGTAGGATTAAAAGTTGCAGATGACTTTAAAGATGCACCTGATCATATTATAATGGAGTTAGAATTCTTGTACTTTTTAACTTTCAATCAGATTGAAGCTATAAACTCTTCTGATTTTACATCTGCATTGCAATATTTAGAAATACAAAGAGAATTTTTAGATAATCATTTAGGAGTATGGATATCTGAGTTTACTAAGAGAGTATCAAATAATGCTAATACTGAATTTTATAAATCACTTGTTAATATAACTAAGAATTTTATAATTAAAGATTATGAACAGCTTATAGGTGAGATAATTAATGAAGTTGATTCATTAAGAAAAGAATAG
- a CDS encoding 4Fe-4S dicluster domain-containing protein codes for MAKYVMVIDLHKCAGCGACVISCKNENNVQEGFYWGHYTHKTVGKFPNVNYEFIPTLCNHCDNAPCVEVCPVGAMHKDEDGTGMVLHDPDKCIGCKRCQKADPYGVINFNKEKAHPFWRDNEKIIPKVTSSGKEVTKAVGEIPPYYNPARANTTDRDKTYDGVRRKGVVEKCLLCDHRVKEGLKPYCVTACPADARVIGNLDDNNSEANKLLKKYKSFRLKESLGTEPRVYYIRDFNSQK; via the coding sequence ATGGCAAAATATGTAATGGTGATTGATCTTCATAAATGCGCTGGATGTGGGGCTTGTGTAATAAGTTGTAAGAATGAGAATAATGTACAGGAAGGATTTTATTGGGGACACTATACTCATAAAACTGTTGGTAAATTCCCAAATGTAAACTATGAGTTTATACCAACTTTATGTAATCACTGTGATAATGCACCTTGTGTAGAAGTTTGTCCTGTAGGAGCTATGCACAAAGATGAGGACGGAACAGGGATGGTTCTTCATGACCCTGATAAATGTATCGGCTGTAAAAGATGTCAAAAAGCAGATCCGTATGGAGTAATTAACTTTAATAAAGAGAAAGCCCATCCATTCTGGAGAGATAACGAAAAGATTATACCAAAGGTAACGTCTTCTGGAAAAGAAGTTACAAAAGCAGTAGGTGAAATCCCTCCATATTATAATCCTGCTCGAGCAAATACTACAGACCGCGATAAGACTTATGATGGTGTTAGAAGAAAAGGTGTTGTAGAGAAGTGTTTGCTTTGTGATCATCGGGTTAAAGAAGGTTTAAAGCCTTATTGTGTAACTGCTTGTCCTGCTGATGCAAGAGTGATTGGCAATTTAGATGATAATAATAGTGAGGCAAATAAATTATTAAAGAAATATAAATCGTTCAGACTTAAAGAAAGTTTAGGAACTGAACCAAGAGTATATTATATTAGAGATTTTAATTCACAGAAATAA